The following is a genomic window from Spirosoma foliorum.
CCCCTGATTTTCCAACGGGTGCTACGATCTATGGGATGGAGGGCGTGAAGTCGGCCTTCAAAACCGGCCGTGGTCGTGTTGTGATGCGGGCGCATGCAACAATTGAAGAAAACAAAGGCAAAACCCAGATCATTGTTACGGATGTACCGTACATGGTGAACAAAGCGGTGATGCTGGAGAAAACGGCTGAGTTAATCAACGACAAAAAGATCGAGGGTATTACGGCATTCCGGGATGAATCAGATCGGGATGGTTTGCGGGTTGTATACGATCTGCGTAAGGATGCCATTCCAAACGTTGTTCTGAATAACCTGTATAAGCATACCGCTCTTCAATCGTCATTCAGTATTAATAACGTCGCGCTTGTAAAAGGGCGTCCGATGATATTGAATCTGAAGGATATGATGAAATACTACGTCGAGCACCGATTCGAAGTAGTAACACGGCGGACTCAGTATGAACTTCGCGAAGCCGAGAAACGGGCGCATATCTTAGAAGGTCTGTTGATTGCGCTGGATAATATCGATGCCGTAATCAGCCTGATTCGTTCGTCGCGTGATACCGAAGTAGCCCGTGTGGGTCTGATGCAACAGTTTTCGTTGAGCGATCTTCAGGCGAAAGCTATTCTGGAAATGCGGTTGCAACGGCTGACGGGTCTGGAGCGGGATAAGCTTCAGGCAGAGTATGACGAGCTGATGCGGGAGATTACGGATCTGCGCGAAATTCTGGCGAGCGAAGAACGCAAGCGTCAGGTGATCAAAGATGAGTTGACCGATATTCGGGCTCGCTACGGCGACGAACGCCGGACCGAGATCAATCCGCTTGGTGATGGTAACATTAGCGACCTGTCGTTGATTGCCGATGAAGATATGGTCATTACCATTTCTCACGAAGGTTATATCAAACGGACGCCGACCACAGAATACCGCTCGCAGGGCCGGGGTGGGGTGGGCGCTAAAGCAGCCGCTACCAAAGAGGAAGATTTTACGGAGCATCTGTTCACCGCTACGATGCACAATACCTTACTGGCATTTACGCAGAAGGGACGGTTGTACTGGTTGCCGGTCTATGAACTGCCCGAAGGATCACGAACATCGAAAGGTCGACCCTTGGCTAACTTTATCAATATCGAATCCGATGATAAAGTACGGGCAGTCATTAATGTGACCGATCTGAAGAACGAGGATTACATCAACAATAATTACATTGTGATGTGTACCCGTCAGGGCACGATTAAGAAAACGATGCTGGAAGCGTATTCTCGTCCCCGCCAGAACGGAATCATCGCCATTACGATTGATGAAGAGGATCAACTGATTGGTGTATGTATGACCAACGGGGATAATGAAATCGTGATTGCCTCAAGTGCCGGTAAAGCCGTTCGTTTCCACGAAAGCCGGGTTCGGCCGATGGGACGTACAGCCGCTGGGGTTCGCGGTATTTCACTGGATGAAGACGATTCGACTGATCACGTCGTGGGTATGGTTTGCCTATCGTCGCCCGAAACCCAATTGTTAGTTATTTCGCGGAATGGATATGGTAAACGGTCGGATATCGATGAGTACCGAATCACGAACCGGGGCGCTAAGGGAGTAGGTACCTTAAAAGTTACCGAAAAAGTAGGTCGCCTTGTTGGTGTGCTGGATGTAACGGATACGGATGACCTGATGATTATCAATAAATCGGGCATTGCCATTCGGACACCAATTAGCGAAATCAGCGTGATTGGCCGGAATACACAAGGCGTTCGTCTGATTAGCCTCCGGGATGGCGATGAGATTTCGTCGGTGACTAAAATCAAACAGGAAGAAGGAGAGGAGGGAAGTCCCTCTGAGCCAGAAGCTGTTGCCGAATAAAAAAGACCAATTCGTATTCGTTTTGAGCCGTCAGGATTGATTGATAATCAGCCTGACGGCTCAAACAATTTAGAGGAGGTCATGCTTATACAGACAGATTCCGTAATTTCGTTTCTGAATTAATAACACAACCCCGATTTACACATGAAACAAGTTTTTGTAATGCTCGTCGCGTGTTGCCTGGCAGTAGGTGCACACGCACAACAAGCCGCAGATGCTGCGGCTACAGATGCCATTAAAAAGGAAAAGGAAAAAAGCGATAAGGATATAACGGATGCGAAAGCGGCTGCCAAGGCTAGTACCTGGATGGACCGTGCCAAAACGTACCAGAACATTGCCAGCAGTGGCAACGTAAAAGTTGACTCAGCGGCTGCTACAACGGCTTATGATGCGTATAAAAAAGTAATTGAACTGGATAAAGACAAGAAAGGTGGTCCAGGTAAATTAGCGAAAGAAGCAGAAGATGCCCTAAAGAGCCCAGGTCTCTACAGTGCGTTCATGCAGCAGGGGGTTGCCAAGTTCCAGGCTAAGAATTATGGCGAAGCGGTGAAATCTCTGACGATGGCCAGTGACATTAACCCTAAAGACACCTTAGCTCCACTGTATTCGGCTATTGCTGCGCAACAGGTAAAGGATAATGCAACCGCGAAGACCCAACTGGAGAAATACATTGCCGGTGGTGGTAAGGATGTGGCTATCTACGGTTCGCTGGCGATGTTGTATCGGGGCGATAACGAAATAGATAAGGCCCTGGCTACGCTGGATAAAGGTATCGCTCTGGCTCCATCGAATAAAGATCTGGCTAATGAGAAGATCAATATTATGTTGTCGACGAACCGGATGGATGAAGCGATTTCGGGCATGAAGGCTATGGTTGAAAAAGATCCGAACAACGTTCAGAATCTGGTCAACCTGTCGATTGTTTATAACAACATTGCCCATAAGAGAGATGAAGAGGTTCGGAAACTGGAAGGGGATACGAAGAAGGGTGGTAATACTGCCAAGCAACTCGCCGATTCGAAGAGTATCATTGATGCCTACAACAGCGAAATTGCCCGGTTGAGCGCTTCTATCAAAAAAACGCCAAAGAATGCCGAACTGAAACGTCAGCTGGCCGATGTTCAGAAAAGACTGGCTGAGCAAAAAACAGAAATGGCTACGTTAGAAGCCGCTGCTAAAGAAGCTGCAGCCAATGCATCGGTAGCAGCCGCCAATGAGAAGAAGCTGGCTGATATCCGTCAGATGCAAACAGAGAACTATAATCTGGAGAAGCAATATCTGGACAAAGCACTGGCCGTTGATCCAAATAACTACGATGCTAACTTTAACATGGCTGTTTGGATCTTTAACCGCGCTGTTGAAATGAAGCGTAATGTCGATAAGATGGACATGGCTGAGTACAACAAGAATGGCAAAGAGCTGGATGGTAAAGTTTGTGGTAAGTTTAAGCAAGCGCTGCCATACTTCCAGAAAGCAAAATCGATTAAAGATGAAGCTGAGGTAACCGAGAATTTGACGAATACGGAAAATATTCTGAAACAGTACGAAGAGAAGAAGATCGTTTGTATTGAGAGTAAATAAGTAGAATAGGGTCGGTGTCAGAGATGCCGACCCTATTTAATGAAAACTTTACTTAACATAATATAAATTATACAACAAAATAATCACTCTAATCCACAGTGTTATCAACATGTTATCCACGTGGAACACTAAAGCATTGCTTTACAGAGAGTTAGGTTGTATTTAGTCAAAAAATGCCCTTAATAGGCTCAAAAAGGGCATTTTTTGGTATATAAACTTTAAAAATCCACCACATCATGGATTACTTCAGCTCAAAAAGAGCTAATGAGAATCTAAACTCATAGCGGATTAACCCCAGTTGAAGTAGTTATTCAGTACTGTACTTTATAAAACTATAGTGCTGATCAACGTGAGTCAGTTTACGAACGAGAATATGGTTTGATGGTGAATGCCAGCAAGCCAGTTCTGGAGAAACCAGATCCGAACAGAGTCATATATGGTATGCTTTATAAGGTTGATCTAACCCATATAATGGACTGATAAATCCATTAGCAAAGCAACGATATTATTATGCCCATACCTTGCCGGATAGACCGCGCGGGCGGCCCCTCCGTTGTCTGCTTTAGCTGTTTTCCCAGGCCTGCTTAGTAACGGTTCAAACGTATAACCGAGTTCGACTCAGCCGTCAGCCAATAACTGCAAAGTCCATATTAATAATACATAACTTGTCCTAGCTGCAAATCATCAAAGATCTTTAGCCTAGTGCCATGCTAAAGCAAATATGATTCTATAAGGTTTCTAATTTAACAAACATGGCCCAGGTCAATTCAGCAATCTCATTAATTATCTCCTTCTGTTTTTCAGCTGATAGATCGGACTGGACAAGATATTCATAAGTACCAATAATCTGATTAACACAAAGTGATGAAATCAAGCCGACAGGCAAAGGTTTGAATAGATTATCTTTTATCGCTTCTATATATAAGCTCTGATATAAACCTGGCTGTAGGATTGGCTCTGCTCCCAATTGTTTGAAATATGGAGAATGTCGGAACTGCTGAGTGAAGTAAAATTCATATTTATAGTCTACAGCCCATTGTACAGAATGATAAAAAAGATCCTTAAATCGATCCACAACGCTAGCGGATGGTTTCGTTTGTTCAGATAGATAGACGGTAAATCCCTCCTGTATGGAATTATAGAGAGTAACGATGAGTTCGTCTTTTGTTTTGAAATAATGGAATAAGGTACCATGGGCAACGCCGGCCTCACGCGCAATTTTGCTGGTGGGCGTTCCATGAAAGCCATACTCAATAAACAAACCTAACGCGGCTGCTAAGATGGCTTCCTGTTTATCGAAAGATATTGATTGAGTAATCACTCAGTAAAGTTAGATAAAAAATAATCGGTTAGTACGAATGACGTTATTCAATTAAGTTGTTGGCATATATTCTCTGAACGACCCGTCTGTATAAAAGATAAGGATTCGCTCCACTTTCTTTTCCGAAGAGATACCCACGTTAGGGGCTGGTTCTGGCAGATTGGACTCGTTAGCCAACATCTGATTGGGCGTACCCAAGGGCGGAATTTCAGTCCGTTGACTACGAATACCGGATGGTTTAAGTGGATAAGATGGCATTGACGGCTGTGTAGTAACCGGGTCGGCCCGATCAATTGTGGGGCGCCCCACTCCTGTTCCTCGGTTAAAATTATAGCCTGAAGAATTAGTTGCAGCGCGTGGAGTTACCTGGCCGTCTTCTTCCATAATCCATTCATAACCTAGCTCAGGAAAACGACGAATAATTTTCTGAATAATATCAAAGCTAGGGCGATTACGGCCCGATAAAATGTGAGAAATACTCGATCGTTGCACACCAATTTCATCAGCGAAATATGATGGAGTCAGATTCTTGTCTAGAAGGATCTGTTTAATTTTGTCATTTATAGTCATATATGGATTATAGTTACGTAAACTGTATGACGAGCCTATTTACAGGTGTTGTTACAAATATATATCTAAATAATTTACAATATATTATTTTGGTATGTGATTTACAAAAAAAAGCTACACTAACACAGTGTAGCTTTTTAAATTCACTAATGTTTATTAATCATTTTGTTAATTGTAAATGTGTAATTGGAAATCTTAAACTATTTACAATTGGATGAAATTTAAACTGATACATTATTTTCCCGGAGTGCATCATTCAGGGACGTTTTTAAATCTGTAGACGGTTTCCGCTGACCAATAATAATAGCGCAGGGTACGTGAAATTCTCCCGCTGGAAATTGTTTAGCATAACTTCCTGGAATCACGACAGAATTAGCAGGAACATAACCCTTGTATTCAACAGGCTTGTCACCCGTTACGTCGATTATTTTGGATGATCCAGTAATAGTAACGCCAGCTCCTAAAACGGCACGTTTACCAATGTGTGCACCTTCAACCACAATGCATCTCGAGCCAATAAATGCGCCATCTTCGATAATAACGGGTGCGGCCTGAGGTGGCTCAAGTACTCCACCAATACCTACTCCCCCACTTAGGTGAACATCTTTACCAATCTGCGCACAACTACCAACTGTTGCCCAGGTATCCACCATCGTACGCTCATCTACGTACGCTCCAATATTTACGTACGATGGCATAAGAATAACACCGGGTGCCTGGTAAGAGCCATAGCGAGCAACTGCTGGTGGTACAGCTCTGACTTTGGCTTCGGCGAAATTGTTTTTTAGGGGAATTTTGTCATTAAAGGTAAAGATACCTACCTCCTCAGTCTTCATTTGCTGACTGACGAAATAAAGAAGAATTGCTTTTTTGACCCATTCATTTACGGTCCATTCGCCATCCTCGGTACTAGGTGGAGTGGCCACCCGGAGTTCCCCCTTATCTAATTTATTAATTACCTCCTTTATGATTTGTATAGATTCATCGTTGGCCAGTAGCTCTCGGTTGGACCAAATTTCCTCGATTTTGTTAGTCATGTAAGTAAAGTAAAAATTTATATATATACCTATAACTTCCTGAATATCTGATAATTAACTATTAGTGCCAAATTTTATATTGTTGTACATCGATATTATACTGCTATATTCTTCTCGTTTTTCAAAGGTAATAATAAGACATGTATACTTGTAATATAAGGGCTGAAATTATTTATTCAGACTTCTGTAGGCAGTTTGAAGCGGCATTGTAGGCCTTTCAGATCAATCAGCTCGTTTTTTGATTAAGAAACGTCCCAATACCGTATAAGTGTAGGAATTGAAGAAGCAACCACAGTTTTCAATGGTTTTATCGTTGTTTCTCCTCTGATAAATAAACATCAAAATTGATGCCAGCGAATTGTCTTTATAGAAGCAATTTCTGGCAGTTAAACTTGCTTCTTCAAGTCTAATTCAAGTTGCGAGATAGTCGCGTAAGCATCGCGATGTTTATAGACAGGAGATACATCTGTCTTTTTGGCGTGGAGTTAGCGTACCTGACTCCACGCAGATTATTGAAAGCTACAAACACGTTGTTGTCGCTATGAGACAGGCTATCTCTCAACTTGAATAATTCTGATTGATGCATAATACAATTGAGTGAACGAAGGGATAAAGCGAAGACTCGTGCACCCACGGGTTTGTAAAACTCGATATAATGTGTGTCTAAGCATATCTTCTAAAGTGACGAATATATAAAGTGAGGAATATATGGGACACTAGGTGTTGATTATGAACATCAATTGTTTGTGGTGTTAACTATGCATGAGCGTGAGAAGAACGCTAAGCAATTCTTATTTAACTGACTAGTTTGTTTGTCGTAAATGGTAAGCAAATGCTACGTTACTAAAACAGACGAAATCAATGAATAATAAGCATAATGAATATAAAGTGTGATTACTTGCTATTACGTTGTAGTAAAGGGATATGATGCATTTGAGAAATAACTTTATACGATAAGCTCGGATATGATTTATGATTTGTTAGTAATAGGCAGTTATGGATCCTTTATGGATCTCATATACTAAGATATATTTCTATAAGTAGAATGTGACATAGATAGGGTAAAAAATAAAGATTAGCTAATCCTACCTCCTACTTATAATAAAAAGCATTGTTTTAGTAAATGACATTTTTAGTATTTTCATGCTATCTTAGCATCCATTTTAGCATTAATATTAGTAATTACTAATCAATATTAGTAAAAATACTAAAAATTGCTATTTATATTTAGCAAAATGCCAATATATTACTAATATTAATGCTAAATCTCTATATTTGCTAAAATGGATTTCTGTAAATACTAAAAACTATAGCTAATACCCTTTACTGTGAATCCCCCTATTTAATCAGTATATTTGACCCCGAAAACAAACCAATTTTCACTGTACATGGAAAAAATACGCGTTGCTATTAATGGCTTCGGTCGTATCGGACGGTTATCGTTCAGACGGCTTCTGGAAAAAGAAAACATCGAAATAGTTGCTATCAACGACTTAACTGACAATGCAACACTCGCCCACTTACTAAAATACGATTCTGTTCATGGAAAATTTCCTGGCACAGTTTCTTCTGACAGCGAAAGCCTAACTGTTAACGGAGCTCGTATCAATGCTTACGCAGAACGTGATCCTAAAAATCTACCCTGGAAAGAACTAAACGTAGACGTAGTTCTTGAATCGACTGGCCGTTTCGTGGATGAAGCTGGCGCAGGTCAACACTTAACTGCCGGTGCTAAGAAAGTAATCATCTCTGCTCCTGCTAAAGGAAATATTCCAACAGTTGTTTTAGGTGTTAATGATGATACGCTAACCGGCGAAGAAACGATCATCTCGAACGCTTCCTGCACAACCAACTGCTTAGCCCCAATGGCGAAAGTTCTGGATGATGTTTTTGGTATCGAAAAAGGCTACATGACAACCATCCACGCCTACACAGCCGATCAGAATCTGCAGGATGCTCCTCACTCCGATCTACGTCGTGCACGAGCAGCCGCTTTATCGATTGTTCCAACCTCAACGG
Proteins encoded in this region:
- the gyrA gene encoding DNA gyrase subunit A: MADENPDLEAPSNIIPINIEDEMRGAYIDYSMSVIISRALPDVRDGLKPVHRRVLFGMAELGVSYNKPHKKSARIVGEVLGKYHPHGDSSVYDTMVRMAQDWSLRYPLVDGQGNFGSIDGDSPAAMRYTEARLKRIAEEVLNDIYKETVDFQPNFDDSLEEPTVMPGKLPNLLLNGSSGIAVGMATNMAPHNLTEVVDGIIAYLDNNDITVEELMQFVKAPDFPTGATIYGMEGVKSAFKTGRGRVVMRAHATIEENKGKTQIIVTDVPYMVNKAVMLEKTAELINDKKIEGITAFRDESDRDGLRVVYDLRKDAIPNVVLNNLYKHTALQSSFSINNVALVKGRPMILNLKDMMKYYVEHRFEVVTRRTQYELREAEKRAHILEGLLIALDNIDAVISLIRSSRDTEVARVGLMQQFSLSDLQAKAILEMRLQRLTGLERDKLQAEYDELMREITDLREILASEERKRQVIKDELTDIRARYGDERRTEINPLGDGNISDLSLIADEDMVITISHEGYIKRTPTTEYRSQGRGGVGAKAAATKEEDFTEHLFTATMHNTLLAFTQKGRLYWLPVYELPEGSRTSKGRPLANFINIESDDKVRAVINVTDLKNEDYINNNYIVMCTRQGTIKKTMLEAYSRPRQNGIIAITIDEEDQLIGVCMTNGDNEIVIASSAGKAVRFHESRVRPMGRTAAGVRGISLDEDDSTDHVVGMVCLSSPETQLLVISRNGYGKRSDIDEYRITNRGAKGVGTLKVTEKVGRLVGVLDVTDTDDLMIINKSGIAIRTPISEISVIGRNTQGVRLISLRDGDEISSVTKIKQEEGEEGSPSEPEAVAE
- a CDS encoding tetratricopeptide repeat protein, which produces MKQVFVMLVACCLAVGAHAQQAADAAATDAIKKEKEKSDKDITDAKAAAKASTWMDRAKTYQNIASSGNVKVDSAAATTAYDAYKKVIELDKDKKGGPGKLAKEAEDALKSPGLYSAFMQQGVAKFQAKNYGEAVKSLTMASDINPKDTLAPLYSAIAAQQVKDNATAKTQLEKYIAGGGKDVAIYGSLAMLYRGDNEIDKALATLDKGIALAPSNKDLANEKINIMLSTNRMDEAISGMKAMVEKDPNNVQNLVNLSIVYNNIAHKRDEEVRKLEGDTKKGGNTAKQLADSKSIIDAYNSEIARLSASIKKTPKNAELKRQLADVQKRLAEQKTEMATLEAAAKEAAANASVAAANEKKLADIRQMQTENYNLEKQYLDKALAVDPNNYDANFNMAVWIFNRAVEMKRNVDKMDMAEYNKNGKELDGKVCGKFKQALPYFQKAKSIKDEAEVTENLTNTENILKQYEEKKIVCIESK
- a CDS encoding TetR/AcrR family transcriptional regulator, yielding MITQSISFDKQEAILAAALGLFIEYGFHGTPTSKIAREAGVAHGTLFHYFKTKDELIVTLYNSIQEGFTVYLSEQTKPSASVVDRFKDLFYHSVQWAVDYKYEFYFTQQFRHSPYFKQLGAEPILQPGLYQSLYIEAIKDNLFKPLPVGLISSLCVNQIIGTYEYLVQSDLSAEKQKEIINEIAELTWAMFVKLETL
- a CDS encoding helix-turn-helix transcriptional regulator, with protein sequence MTINDKIKQILLDKNLTPSYFADEIGVQRSSISHILSGRNRPSFDIIQKIIRRFPELGYEWIMEEDGQVTPRAATNSSGYNFNRGTGVGRPTIDRADPVTTQPSMPSYPLKPSGIRSQRTEIPPLGTPNQMLANESNLPEPAPNVGISSEKKVERILIFYTDGSFREYMPTT
- a CDS encoding 2,3,4,5-tetrahydropyridine-2,6-dicarboxylate N-succinyltransferase; the protein is MTNKIEEIWSNRELLANDESIQIIKEVINKLDKGELRVATPPSTEDGEWTVNEWVKKAILLYFVSQQMKTEEVGIFTFNDKIPLKNNFAEAKVRAVPPAVARYGSYQAPGVILMPSYVNIGAYVDERTMVDTWATVGSCAQIGKDVHLSGGVGIGGVLEPPQAAPVIIEDGAFIGSRCIVVEGAHIGKRAVLGAGVTITGSSKIIDVTGDKPVEYKGYVPANSVVIPGSYAKQFPAGEFHVPCAIIIGQRKPSTDLKTSLNDALRENNVSV
- the gap gene encoding type I glyceraldehyde-3-phosphate dehydrogenase; the encoded protein is MEKIRVAINGFGRIGRLSFRRLLEKENIEIVAINDLTDNATLAHLLKYDSVHGKFPGTVSSDSESLTVNGARINAYAERDPKNLPWKELNVDVVLESTGRFVDEAGAGQHLTAGAKKVIISAPAKGNIPTVVLGVNDDTLTGEETIISNASCTTNCLAPMAKVLDDVFGIEKGYMTTIHAYTADQNLQDAPHSDLRRARAAALSIVPTSTGAAKAVGLVLPQLKGKLDGNALRVPTPDGSLTDLTVVLKKAATIQEINDAIKQASETTLKGYLEYTTDEIVSIDIVGNPHSCIFDSKLTAVNGTLAKVVGWYDNEYGYSSRVADLIAKLF